One window from the genome of Cryptomeria japonica unplaced genomic scaffold, Sugi_1.0 HiC_scaffold_105, whole genome shotgun sequence encodes:
- the LOC131077740 gene encoding uncharacterized protein LOC131077740, with protein MAHMNLVLVGKFAGPHPNIEAVRAWVSRKWKGKGQIDLVSMAGGFFSFSFSCEEYLQSFLVGGPWMLGKASLALKKWEPRFNPKDWEYNEAPIWVILPGLPMELWGEEIFAGIVTCFGEITSIDPMTAAKRRLVYARMCVNNKQSTNMPGEIDLFSKLGRWVQKVEYESIPFACFHCQKVGHWARQ; from the coding sequence ATGGCTCACATGAACTTAGTCTTGGTGGGTAAGTTTGCTGGACCACATCCCAATATTGAGGCTGTTAGAGCCTGGGTGTCTAGAAAATGGAAGGGTAAGGGTCAAATTGATCTTGTTTCTATGGCTGgtggttttttctctttttcattttcttgtgaGGAATATCTTCAATCTTTTTTGGTAGGTGGTCCTTGGATGCTGGGAAAAGCCTCATTGGccctcaaaaagtgggaaccaagaTTTAATCCCAAAGATTGGGAATATAATGAAGCCCCAATCTGGGTCATATTGCCAGGTTTACCCATGGAGTTATGGGGAGAAGAGATTTTTGCGGGAATTGTGACTTGTTTTGGTGAGATAACTTCAATTGACCCAATGACTGCAGCTAAAAGACGCCTTGTTTATGCCAGAATGTGTGTCAATAACAAACAGTCTACAAACATGCCAGGAGAGATTGATCTTTTCTCTAAGTTGGGCAGATGGGTACAGAAAGTGGAGTATGAATCCATCCCTTTTGCATGTTTCCACTGTCAAAAAGTGGGTCATTGGGCTAGGCAGTGA